A stretch of the Arachis stenosperma cultivar V10309 chromosome 6, arast.V10309.gnm1.PFL2, whole genome shotgun sequence genome encodes the following:
- the LOC130934886 gene encoding uncharacterized protein LOC130934886 has product MGISNVLCQALQQQSQDILNAMHIVSTSKLLLQQLIDGGWCNFLANVKDFCEKHEIEVPNMSARYVFGRGRSRQPSVTVEHHYRIDIFLATIDSQIQELNSRFNEQIIELLTLSCALDPKDNFKSFNIEEISKLAEKFYPLDFPSNELNILKSQLQHYQHDIPNYLKGIGTLSELCNKLQETGKSRTYHMVDRLIRLVLTLPVSTVTTERAFSAMKIVKTRLL; this is encoded by the coding sequence ATGGGAATCAGTAATGTTCTTTGCCAAGCACTGCAACAACAATCACAAGATATTCTTAATGCAATGCATATTGTTTCTACATCAAAGTTACTTCTTCAACAATTAATAGATGGTGGATGGTGCAATTTTCTTGCAAATGTTAAAGATTTTTGTGAAAAGCATGAAATTGAAGTCCCTAATATGAGTGCACGATATGTTTTTGGAAGAGGTCGATCTCGTCAACCAAGTGTGACAGTTGAGCATCATTATCGAATAGATATATTCTTGGCAACAATTGACTCTCAAATACAAGAGTTGAATAGTAGATTTAATGAGCAAATAATAGAGCTTTTGACTTTGAGTTGTGCTTTGGATCCTAAGGACAATTTCAAATCATTTAATATTGAAGAAATTAGCAAGTTAGCAGAGAAGTTTTAtccccttgactttccttctaACGAGCTAAATATTTTGAAATCTCAATTGCAACATTATCAGCATGATATACCAAATTATTTGAAAGGCATTGGTACACTTTCTGAATTGTgcaacaagttgcaagaaacgGGAAAATCAAGAACTTATCACATGGTTGATAGATTAATACGTCTTGTTTTGACTCTACCAGTGTCTACAGTAACAACAGAAAGAGCTTTTTCAGCAATGAAAATTGTTAAGACAAGACTACTCTGA